In Chitinophaga sp. HK235, a single window of DNA contains:
- a CDS encoding FecR family protein: protein MEQERIWLLLGRKVSGEATMAELRELEELLVQYPELRYKFSVLSNWPASLMQEAWESKTEGAWQRHMARMESDFATDGQEQGQPVTIRRGNRAGLLAALSVLVVLLAGFCVFLINSKTKREAAAEMAEIQTRNGSRSRATLPDGTEVWLNGGSRITYQRDMNNQLKREVMLSGEAFFKVAKDADNPFIVRTNHMVVNVLGTSFNVKAYPNEDQSETSLITGAVEVMLADDPARKVKLMPHQKMIITHTQDGNPKPGLGYSMEQVKIDDQDDMIHETAWCDNFLVFDNESFAAVALKMERWFGVKIHLTDKKLKAYRFTGTFKNESLPQILEALKVTSSFRCQIKGNEVFINQ, encoded by the coding sequence ATGGAACAGGAAAGAATTTGGTTATTGCTTGGAAGAAAGGTATCGGGCGAAGCCACGATGGCTGAATTGCGCGAGCTGGAAGAGCTATTGGTGCAATATCCGGAGCTAAGGTATAAATTTTCAGTGCTGAGCAACTGGCCCGCGTCTCTGATGCAGGAAGCATGGGAATCAAAAACGGAAGGCGCCTGGCAAAGGCATATGGCCAGAATGGAGAGTGATTTTGCTACAGATGGCCAGGAGCAGGGACAACCTGTTACCATCAGAAGAGGAAACAGGGCTGGACTGCTGGCCGCCTTGTCTGTGCTGGTAGTATTGCTGGCGGGTTTTTGTGTCTTTCTGATCAATAGTAAAACTAAAAGAGAGGCTGCAGCTGAAATGGCTGAAATCCAGACCCGCAACGGCTCCCGGTCCCGTGCCACACTGCCGGACGGAACAGAAGTCTGGCTGAACGGCGGAAGCCGTATCACCTACCAGCGGGATATGAATAACCAGCTGAAAAGAGAAGTAATGCTTTCCGGTGAGGCATTCTTTAAAGTAGCAAAGGACGCAGACAATCCTTTTATTGTCCGCACCAATCATATGGTGGTCAACGTACTGGGTACTTCTTTTAACGTCAAAGCATATCCCAACGAAGACCAGTCAGAGACATCCCTGATCACCGGGGCCGTGGAAGTGATGCTGGCAGATGATCCGGCCCGCAAAGTGAAGCTGATGCCTCACCAGAAGATGATCATCACCCATACACAGGATGGCAATCCCAAACCTGGACTGGGTTACAGCATGGAACAAGTGAAAATAGACGATCAGGATGATATGATCCATGAAACAGCCTGGTGTGACAACTTCCTGGTGTTTGACAATGAAAGTTTCGCTGCCGTGGCGTTGAAAATGGAACGCTGGTTTGGCGTAAAAATACATCTTACGGATAAAAAGCTGAAGGCATACCGGTTTACGGGCACCTTTAAAAATGAATCACTTCCACAGATATTGGAAGCGCTGAAGGTTACATCATCATTCCGTTGCCAGATAAAAGGCAACGAGGTATTTATCAACCAGTAG
- a CDS encoding RagB/SusD family nutrient uptake outer membrane protein — protein MLQRYKHIAWMLIATLVASCSKDFLNQDPQSATETRHTIKDLAGLQAAINGVYSLMQNENYYGRTMLLLPDLRADNEYVSVVNSNRYRNLDQYIVTANDVYITDAWNLLYRVVANANMVIQKGPSVSLLPFAADSSEAGQIVAEAYALRGLVFFDLVRLYAQAYNYTPDASHMGIPLATTTNIEEVQSPSRSSVKDTYTQIISDLNKAISLFQESKSPAFSSGRLNILSVKALLARVLLYKGDWVAAEAAASFVISTGKYTLLPGDKLVSDFSQTGNSETIFEIINTPTDNLSTDALSYMFSQMGYGDVLATDDIWKIYNEKDARLGFIKRDRRAGTGGENPANIVTKYRDVATFAEGIKVMRLAELYLIRAEALAHLGRDADAQQALNDIVRRANPGAAPVMATGQALLDAIALERRKELAFEGHRLFDLARTGAPFIKYLANNKTISVALPGPKIILPIPQRELDANPNIRHQQNEGYN, from the coding sequence ATGTTGCAACGATATAAACATATTGCCTGGATGTTAATAGCTACACTGGTTGCCAGCTGTAGTAAGGATTTTCTTAACCAGGACCCTCAGTCGGCTACGGAAACACGACATACCATTAAAGATCTGGCAGGGCTGCAAGCAGCCATTAACGGGGTGTATTCACTAATGCAAAATGAAAACTATTACGGCCGTACCATGTTACTGTTGCCGGACCTTCGGGCAGACAATGAGTATGTCAGTGTCGTCAACAGTAACAGGTACCGTAATCTGGATCAGTACATTGTAACAGCCAACGATGTTTATATCACCGATGCATGGAACCTGCTTTACAGAGTGGTAGCCAATGCCAATATGGTGATACAGAAAGGCCCTTCCGTATCACTGTTGCCCTTTGCTGCAGACAGCAGCGAAGCAGGACAGATTGTGGCGGAAGCCTATGCATTGAGAGGACTGGTATTTTTTGACCTGGTACGATTGTACGCGCAGGCTTACAACTATACGCCGGATGCCTCGCACATGGGAATTCCGCTGGCCACTACTACCAATATAGAAGAGGTACAGTCGCCTTCCCGCAGTTCTGTAAAAGACACTTATACACAGATCATCAGCGATCTGAATAAGGCAATCAGTCTTTTCCAGGAAAGCAAAAGTCCGGCCTTCTCGTCCGGCAGGCTCAATATACTGAGCGTAAAGGCTTTGCTGGCAAGGGTATTGCTGTATAAAGGAGATTGGGTAGCGGCAGAAGCCGCAGCCAGCTTTGTGATCAGCACCGGCAAGTATACATTGCTGCCAGGAGATAAGTTGGTCAGCGATTTTAGCCAGACAGGCAACAGTGAAACGATCTTTGAAATCATCAATACACCAACAGACAACCTTAGCACCGATGCGCTGAGTTATATGTTCAGCCAGATGGGTTACGGAGATGTACTGGCTACTGATGATATATGGAAAATATATAATGAAAAAGATGCACGACTGGGATTTATAAAAAGAGATAGACGTGCGGGCACCGGAGGAGAGAATCCGGCCAACATCGTTACCAAGTACAGGGATGTGGCCACGTTTGCGGAAGGTATTAAGGTGATGCGGCTGGCAGAGCTGTATCTTATCCGGGCAGAAGCGCTGGCCCATCTGGGTAGAGATGCAGATGCACAGCAAGCGTTGAATGATATTGTAAGAAGGGCTAATCCTGGTGCAGCGCCGGTAATGGCCACAGGCCAGGCCCTGTTGGATGCTATTGCGCTGGAAAGGCGCAAGGAGCTGGCCTTCGAAGGACACCGGCTTTTTGATCTGGCCCGCACCGGAGCGCCATTTATAAAGTATCTCGCCAACAACAAAACTATTTCCGTGGCTTTGCCCGGACCTAAAATAATCTTACCTATTCCCCAAAGAGAGCTGGATGCCAATCCAAATATACGCCACCAGCAAAACGAAGGATACAACTAA
- a CDS encoding SusC/RagA family TonB-linked outer membrane protein, producing the protein MPLIRLLKLIEKKSNNRFVYRSDLIPAYTRVTVDLHQEPMEEVMKRVLHNTGLTFKTLSDGLIAIIPDTTVVNTDILVNGRITDITGHPLPGVSIRIAGINKGATTNMEGVFRVKAPSTATLICSFIGYEEQKIGINNRSALDIVLKDDARGLNEIVVVAYSVQTKGSLTGSAVMVNTALFDKAPRSSFQESLQGNVPGLQSMNGSGQPGSVPSIRIRGIGSITAGSAPLYVVDGVPVVTDDLTDFNVNSLAGINSADIASISVLKDAASASIYGSRAANGVILITTKTGRPGNTRIRASVQRGVNKLTIPKSNYPLNTSEMIELLREGWYNKGDSSGEAGFQKELQARGIDTTINTNWMDLLTRSGPYTQANLSAAGGNEKTKFYVSGGYYDSKSALRGVDYQRMTGKLNLSNNATDKLSFNVNLSLVYQKANAVGDVGLLANPVRSLARMQPWLKVYNADGSYDFSYNNTFNPVAVLDEATRTGSIYGLLGGVGAKYKLKEDLSLETRISLDLNYARSNSFYPPGFGDGRNTNGRAYVNNNLWNNWVSTSILRYNHRWGYHGLSTFAGFEAQRTGNTGNSASATNFLPGKNELADASKPEAINSVNVANSLTGVFLNAGYDYQQKYYVSGSIRRDASSRFGKEKRGANFWSLGVAWNIYKETFMQDIPGINELKLRASYGSNGNQAIDNYASLSLYNPANDYDGKPGYVLSQYPNPYLTWEQNKPFNAGIDFAILKNRISGTVEYYNRVTSRLLLNVPVSSANGITAVFRNNGEMRNTGWELSLSTRNIVAHDPQALSWRSDFNISTLKNTITRLDNPMTSTIYKREVGGDFYQFYLVGYAGADPQTGEARWYANADKTTTTRVFGEAQRFNQGSALPKFYGSLTNYFSYRGFELSFQFYYNWGSKVYDNWGSFTESDGSGGFGATSKLSRRIYENRWRKPGDITNIPKVVFGGTQTGLSNQASSRFLYDGSFIRLRDLMLAYNMPKSWLTRTGLSEARIYMRGNNLWTFVKDAQLTMDPEVPVTGDYDQRPPIFKTFLVGVDINF; encoded by the coding sequence ATGCCTCTTATACGCCTGTTAAAATTGATTGAGAAAAAAAGCAATAATCGTTTCGTATATCGGAGCGACCTGATACCTGCGTATACACGGGTAACGGTAGACCTGCATCAGGAGCCGATGGAAGAAGTGATGAAACGGGTTTTACATAATACCGGTCTCACCTTCAAAACATTGTCTGATGGCCTGATCGCCATTATTCCTGATACAACGGTTGTAAATACCGATATCCTGGTCAATGGCCGTATAACCGATATCACAGGTCATCCGCTGCCAGGGGTAAGCATCCGTATTGCCGGCATCAATAAAGGCGCCACCACCAACATGGAAGGAGTTTTCCGGGTAAAGGCCCCTTCAACGGCAACACTGATATGCTCTTTCATCGGGTACGAGGAACAGAAAATCGGGATCAACAACAGATCCGCATTGGATATTGTGCTGAAAGACGACGCTAGGGGATTGAATGAAATAGTAGTGGTAGCTTATAGCGTTCAGACAAAAGGTTCTTTGACAGGTTCAGCTGTTATGGTTAACACGGCTTTATTTGATAAAGCTCCCCGTAGCAGCTTCCAGGAAAGCTTACAAGGAAATGTCCCGGGACTTCAATCTATGAATGGTTCCGGTCAACCCGGATCGGTACCCAGTATCCGTATCCGTGGCATAGGCTCTATTACTGCCGGCAGCGCCCCGCTCTATGTAGTGGATGGTGTGCCGGTAGTGACAGATGACCTGACAGATTTTAATGTGAATTCATTGGCTGGTATCAACAGTGCCGACATTGCTTCCATCTCTGTTTTAAAAGATGCCGCTTCCGCTTCCATCTACGGTTCCCGCGCCGCCAATGGCGTGATCCTGATCACGACCAAAACCGGCAGACCAGGTAACACCCGTATCAGGGCGAGCGTACAAAGGGGCGTCAACAAACTCACCATCCCCAAAAGCAACTATCCGCTCAATACCAGCGAAATGATAGAACTGCTCAGGGAAGGATGGTACAATAAAGGAGATAGCAGTGGAGAAGCCGGATTCCAGAAAGAATTACAGGCCCGTGGCATCGATACCACCATTAACACCAACTGGATGGATTTGCTCACCCGCTCTGGCCCCTATACACAGGCTAATCTTTCTGCTGCCGGCGGTAATGAGAAAACAAAATTCTATGTGTCTGGCGGGTATTATGATTCCAAATCTGCTCTGAGAGGAGTAGACTACCAGCGAATGACAGGAAAGCTGAATCTAAGCAACAATGCTACAGATAAACTTTCTTTTAACGTCAATCTTTCTCTGGTCTATCAGAAAGCCAACGCTGTAGGAGATGTAGGACTGCTGGCCAATCCGGTACGATCGCTGGCCCGTATGCAACCATGGCTGAAAGTCTATAATGCAGATGGTTCCTACGACTTCAGTTACAACAACACATTTAATCCGGTAGCCGTGCTCGACGAGGCAACCCGCACTGGTTCTATTTATGGCCTGCTGGGTGGGGTCGGCGCCAAATACAAATTGAAAGAGGACTTATCGCTGGAAACCAGGATCAGTCTCGACCTGAACTATGCCCGTAGCAATTCTTTCTACCCTCCGGGATTCGGAGACGGCAGAAATACCAACGGACGGGCTTATGTCAATAATAACCTGTGGAACAACTGGGTATCCACCAGTATTCTGCGATACAACCACCGCTGGGGTTATCACGGACTGAGCACTTTCGCAGGATTTGAGGCGCAGCGTACCGGTAATACCGGCAACTCTGCTTCTGCCACCAACTTCCTGCCCGGCAAAAACGAACTTGCCGATGCATCCAAACCAGAAGCCATTAATTCTGTTAATGTTGCCAACTCCCTGACAGGTGTATTCCTCAATGCAGGATACGACTATCAGCAAAAATATTATGTCTCCGGCTCCATCAGAAGGGACGCCTCTTCCAGATTCGGCAAGGAAAAAAGAGGTGCCAACTTCTGGTCACTCGGAGTAGCCTGGAATATCTATAAGGAGACCTTTATGCAGGATATTCCCGGTATTAACGAATTAAAATTACGTGCTAGCTACGGCAGCAACGGAAACCAGGCTATTGACAATTACGCCTCGTTGTCATTGTACAATCCGGCAAATGATTATGATGGGAAACCGGGGTATGTTCTGAGTCAATACCCCAATCCCTACCTTACCTGGGAACAAAATAAACCCTTCAATGCCGGTATCGATTTTGCCATACTTAAAAATCGTATATCCGGTACCGTAGAATATTATAACAGGGTCACCTCCCGGCTGTTACTGAATGTGCCGGTATCATCCGCTAACGGAATTACCGCTGTATTCCGCAACAATGGCGAGATGCGCAATACCGGCTGGGAATTATCACTCAGCACACGTAACATCGTGGCGCATGATCCGCAGGCATTGTCATGGCGATCGGACTTTAATATATCTACCTTAAAGAATACCATTACCAGGCTGGACAATCCAATGACCAGCACTATTTATAAGCGGGAAGTAGGTGGTGATTTCTATCAGTTTTACCTCGTGGGGTATGCTGGCGCTGATCCGCAAACAGGAGAAGCCCGCTGGTATGCCAATGCTGACAAGACCACTACCACTCGTGTCTTCGGGGAAGCGCAGCGCTTTAATCAGGGCAGCGCTCTCCCGAAGTTTTATGGAAGTCTGACGAATTATTTTAGCTATAGGGGCTTTGAGCTCAGCTTTCAGTTTTACTACAACTGGGGCAGCAAAGTGTATGACAACTGGGGCTCTTTCACGGAATCCGACGGCAGCGGCGGATTTGGTGCTACCTCCAAACTGTCCAGGCGTATCTACGAAAACCGCTGGCGGAAACCCGGTGATATCACCAATATCCCGAAAGTGGTGTTTGGCGGCACACAGACCGGACTTAGCAACCAGGCTTCTTCCAGATTCCTCTATGATGGTAGCTTTATCCGGCTCAGAGATCTGATGCTGGCCTATAACATGCCTAAATCATGGCTGACCCGAACAGGATTGAGTGAAGCCCGGATCTACATGAGAGGCAATAACCTCTGGACATTTGTAAAAGATGCTCAACTAACCATGGACCCGGAAGTGCCGGTGACTGGTGATTATGATCAGCGACCACCTATATTCAAAACATTCCTCGTCGGGGTAGACATCAATTTTTAA
- a CDS encoding DMT family protein, whose product MRTVIFLTISNTFMTFAWYGHLKHQDVALWKVILISWGIAFFEYCFMVPANRFGAMEGFSGFQLKTIQEVITLVVFSVFAVFFLKEPLRWNYLISFVFLIGAVYFMFKK is encoded by the coding sequence ATGCGTACAGTCATTTTCCTGACCATTTCCAATACCTTTATGACCTTTGCCTGGTACGGACACCTTAAACACCAGGATGTAGCCCTGTGGAAAGTAATCCTGATCAGCTGGGGAATCGCCTTTTTTGAATACTGCTTTATGGTACCGGCCAACCGTTTTGGAGCGATGGAAGGATTCAGCGGGTTTCAGCTCAAAACAATCCAGGAAGTGATTACCCTGGTCGTATTCAGTGTGTTTGCCGTATTTTTTCTGAAAGAGCCCTTGCGCTGGAATTATCTTATATCATTCGTGTTTCTGATCGGGGCCGTATACTTTATGTTTAAGAAATAA
- a CDS encoding PIG-L family deacetylase, whose product MFLRIRTALAFLILLIASIPALAQPSPVWNAADIKLQLKKLDTLGSVLYLAAHPDDENTRLLAFLAKEKLYRTGYLSLTRGDGGQNLVGNEQSELLGLIRTQELLAARRIDGAEQFFTRAQDFGFSKNPAETFTIWDKKKILGDVVWMIRKFQPDVIICRFPADSRAGHGHHTASAMLAAEAFTAAADPKQYPEQLKYVQPWKTKRLLWNTFNFGNTNTISEDQFKEDVGTYNYLLGKGYGEIAAESRSQHKSQGFGVPAGRGSSMEYFQTIKGDAPRHELLDDVNTSWSRVAGGAAIGKMVDKAIQSYRMEDPGASVPALLEIRKAIQALPEGYWRNQKLKETEQLIYACAGVWAEAYSTSPSVVPGYSMEATVQLINRGHVPVNLRKVDLPGKSDAIGARELAYNKFNSISHTLTVPAETKISQPYWLSESHPLGTYEIPDPLQVGNPENVPPLVARIHLEIGGQEFLLQRPLQYKYTDPVKGELYEPLVIAPPVVANLNNQVYIFTSNQPQTVPVKISAMADGVTGNVHLKLPAGFAVKESSLPFKLEKKGDELELRFSIQPKAAATTNQVDTFTVVMDCNGKAYTQSIQHIRYDHIPLITLFPEASARLVTVDLKHNGNKLGYIPGAGDLVAASLRQVGYDVTELSEKEIMGNLLAQYDAIIVGVRAYNTNPRMKYWQSHLMDYVSKGGTLLVQYNVNNPLVTQDLGPYPFSLSRDRVTDEKAAVTFLQSDSPVLHYPNEISAADFNDWVQERGLYFPVNIDKAYQKLFSMNDKGESPLDGSTIVAQYGKGRYVYTGLAFFRELPAGVPGAYRLFVNLISVKQH is encoded by the coding sequence ATGTTTTTAAGAATCCGCACTGCACTGGCTTTCCTGATCCTCCTGATTGCCAGCATACCTGCACTGGCACAACCATCACCCGTATGGAACGCTGCTGACATAAAACTGCAGCTGAAAAAGCTGGATACGCTGGGAAGCGTATTGTATCTGGCAGCCCATCCTGATGATGAAAACACCCGTTTGCTGGCTTTCCTGGCCAAAGAAAAACTTTATCGTACCGGCTACCTGTCACTCACCCGTGGTGATGGTGGTCAAAACCTCGTAGGCAACGAACAATCCGAACTATTGGGATTGATCCGTACCCAGGAACTGCTGGCAGCCCGTCGTATTGATGGCGCTGAACAGTTCTTCACCCGGGCACAGGACTTCGGTTTCTCCAAAAATCCAGCAGAAACATTTACCATCTGGGACAAGAAAAAAATCCTGGGTGATGTAGTATGGATGATCCGCAAATTCCAGCCGGATGTCATCATATGCCGTTTCCCGGCCGACAGTCGCGCCGGCCACGGACATCACACCGCCTCCGCTATGCTGGCGGCAGAAGCCTTCACCGCTGCCGCTGATCCCAAACAATATCCCGAACAACTCAAATATGTACAGCCCTGGAAAACAAAAAGGCTGTTGTGGAATACCTTCAATTTCGGTAATACCAATACCATCTCGGAAGACCAGTTCAAGGAGGATGTAGGCACCTACAATTATCTCCTGGGAAAAGGTTATGGAGAGATTGCTGCCGAAAGCCGCTCCCAGCATAAAAGCCAGGGTTTTGGCGTTCCTGCGGGCAGAGGTTCCAGCATGGAATATTTCCAGACCATCAAGGGTGATGCACCCCGCCATGAACTGCTGGATGATGTAAACACCAGCTGGTCACGTGTTGCTGGCGGCGCTGCTATCGGCAAAATGGTAGACAAGGCTATCCAGTCTTACCGTATGGAAGATCCGGGAGCTTCGGTGCCTGCGCTGCTGGAAATACGCAAAGCCATCCAGGCGTTGCCTGAGGGCTACTGGCGCAATCAGAAGCTGAAAGAAACAGAACAGCTCATCTATGCCTGCGCCGGCGTCTGGGCTGAGGCTTACAGCACTTCCCCCAGCGTAGTGCCAGGATACAGTATGGAAGCGACAGTACAGCTGATCAACCGCGGACATGTCCCTGTTAATCTTCGCAAAGTAGACCTGCCCGGTAAGTCGGACGCCATCGGCGCCCGCGAACTGGCTTACAATAAATTCAACAGCATCTCCCATACACTCACGGTACCGGCAGAAACAAAAATCTCACAGCCTTACTGGTTGTCTGAGTCACATCCGCTGGGTACTTACGAAATCCCTGATCCGTTACAGGTTGGCAATCCGGAAAATGTTCCGCCTCTCGTAGCCAGGATACACCTGGAAATAGGAGGGCAGGAGTTCCTGTTACAACGTCCGCTCCAGTACAAGTACACCGACCCGGTAAAAGGAGAACTATACGAACCATTAGTGATAGCGCCTCCTGTAGTGGCCAACCTGAATAACCAGGTATACATCTTTACCAGCAATCAACCACAAACAGTGCCTGTGAAGATCTCCGCTATGGCTGATGGCGTAACTGGCAACGTGCACCTGAAACTACCCGCGGGCTTTGCTGTAAAGGAAAGCAGCCTGCCTTTCAAACTGGAGAAAAAAGGCGATGAACTGGAACTGCGTTTCAGCATTCAACCGAAAGCAGCAGCGACCACCAATCAGGTAGACACGTTTACGGTAGTGATGGATTGTAACGGTAAAGCCTATACGCAAAGTATACAGCACATCCGCTATGATCATATCCCGCTGATCACCCTCTTCCCTGAAGCATCCGCGAGACTGGTAACCGTTGATCTGAAGCACAACGGCAACAAACTGGGATACATTCCCGGTGCCGGTGATCTGGTGGCTGCTTCCCTCAGACAGGTAGGCTACGATGTAACCGAACTGAGTGAAAAAGAAATCATGGGCAACCTGCTGGCTCAATACGATGCCATTATTGTTGGCGTACGCGCGTATAATACTAATCCCCGCATGAAGTACTGGCAAAGCCATCTGATGGATTATGTGAGCAAAGGTGGAACACTGCTGGTACAATACAATGTAAACAATCCGCTGGTGACGCAGGATCTGGGTCCATATCCGTTTAGCCTTTCCCGTGACCGGGTAACAGATGAAAAGGCCGCGGTGACCTTCCTGCAGTCGGATAGTCCTGTATTGCATTATCCCAATGAAATCAGCGCTGCTGATTTTAATGACTGGGTACAGGAGAGAGGATTGTATTTCCCTGTTAATATTGACAAAGCATATCAGAAACTGTTTTCGATGAATGATAAGGGAGAATCACCGCTGGATGGTTCTACCATTGTGGCGCAGTATGGCAAAGGCAGGTATGTGTATACAGGCCTGGCGTTTTTCCGTGAACTGCCTGCCGGTGTGCCCGGTGCCTATCGTTTATTTGTGAACCTGATTTCTGTTAAACAGCACTAG
- a CDS encoding sodium:solute symporter, producing MSSLDWVVLVSTLTIIILYGIWKSRGKQNMESYFLGNQAMPWYIVLLSIIGTQASAITFISAPGQAYTDGMRFVQYYFGLPLAMVVLCITFVPIFHKLKVYTAYEFLEKRFDLKTRTLASFLFLVQRGLSTGISICAPSIILSSLLGWNLYWTNMIMGGMLIIYTVAGGTRAVAYTQTLQLAIIFGGMFLAGWMVVHLLPADIGFKQALQVSGKMDKLNVIVTKFDWNDKYNIWSGLIGGFFLALSYFGTDQSQVGRYLTARSVKESRMGLLMNGLVKVPMQFLILLIGAMVFVFYLYFRAPIFFNESQLARVRNTSQGPALQQLENQYNSLSTLKQQQVKDLAAALETKDAASTDIAKKALLQTDEQALAIRKEALTLMKKADPTADTNDTNYIFLHFVVNSLPKGLVGLLVAIIFLAAWGSIAAALNSLASTTVIDVYQRLYNGHATPEHYMRISKLWTLIWGVFCIVVAQFASGLGSLIEVVNILGSWFYGVTLGIFMVAFYLKRVGGTATFWAAIAAEAVVLVMYGLEQVSFLWLNAIGCILVIVFATILQPFIKKPALS from the coding sequence ATGAGTTCTTTAGACTGGGTAGTACTCGTTTCTACCCTTACCATCATTATACTGTATGGCATCTGGAAAAGCCGGGGAAAACAAAACATGGAAAGTTATTTCCTTGGCAACCAGGCTATGCCATGGTATATTGTCCTGTTGTCTATTATAGGCACCCAGGCCAGTGCTATTACTTTTATATCAGCTCCCGGTCAGGCCTATACGGACGGGATGCGGTTTGTACAATATTATTTCGGGCTGCCACTGGCTATGGTAGTGCTTTGTATCACCTTTGTACCTATCTTTCATAAACTGAAAGTATATACGGCCTATGAGTTTTTAGAAAAGAGATTTGACCTGAAAACCCGTACGCTGGCGTCTTTCCTGTTTCTGGTACAGCGGGGCCTTTCTACCGGCATCAGTATCTGTGCACCCTCCATTATTTTATCATCACTGTTGGGCTGGAATCTTTACTGGACCAATATGATCATGGGCGGTATGCTGATCATCTATACGGTGGCCGGCGGTACCCGGGCTGTTGCCTATACGCAGACTTTACAACTGGCCATCATTTTTGGAGGTATGTTCCTGGCAGGCTGGATGGTAGTGCATTTGCTGCCAGCGGATATTGGCTTTAAACAGGCATTGCAGGTGTCAGGCAAAATGGACAAGCTGAATGTGATTGTAACCAAATTTGACTGGAACGATAAGTACAATATCTGGAGCGGGTTGATAGGCGGGTTTTTCCTGGCACTGTCCTATTTCGGGACTGACCAGTCGCAGGTAGGGCGTTACCTGACGGCCCGTTCCGTAAAGGAAAGCCGTATGGGCCTGTTGATGAATGGTCTGGTAAAAGTACCAATGCAGTTCCTGATTCTGTTGATCGGTGCCATGGTATTTGTGTTTTACCTCTATTTCCGCGCACCTATTTTCTTCAACGAATCTCAGTTGGCCCGTGTGCGTAACACCTCTCAGGGGCCTGCCTTACAACAGCTGGAAAACCAGTATAATTCACTGAGTACACTCAAACAGCAACAGGTAAAAGACCTGGCAGCAGCCCTGGAAACCAAGGATGCCGCCAGTACTGACATCGCCAAAAAAGCACTGCTGCAAACGGATGAACAGGCACTGGCTATCAGGAAAGAGGCACTGACGCTGATGAAAAAGGCCGATCCTACTGCCGATACCAACGATACGAATTACATCTTTCTGCATTTTGTAGTCAACAGTCTTCCCAAAGGATTGGTGGGCCTGCTGGTCGCTATCATTTTCCTGGCGGCATGGGGTAGTATTGCTGCAGCGCTCAATTCGCTGGCTTCCACTACAGTGATAGATGTATACCAGCGTTTGTATAACGGTCACGCCACTCCGGAGCATTATATGCGTATCTCCAAATTGTGGACTTTGATATGGGGCGTATTTTGTATTGTGGTGGCGCAGTTTGCCAGTGGGCTGGGAAGTTTGATTGAAGTGGTGAATATATTGGGCTCCTGGTTCTACGGTGTTACACTGGGAATTTTTATGGTAGCGTTTTACCTGAAGCGGGTAGGAGGTACAGCCACCTTCTGGGCTGCCATTGCCGCTGAGGCAGTGGTGCTGGTGATGTACGGGTTGGAGCAGGTATCTTTCCTTTGGCTCAACGCTATCGGGTGTATACTGGTAATTGTTTTTGCAACGATTCTGCAGCCTTTCATAAAGAAACCGGCACTTTCATAA
- a CDS encoding RNA polymerase sigma-70 factor: MREDVNIQLLAERIASLGDEQAYKALFRLFYKPLSQFAYSIVKSWESAEEVASDVFVNIWKHRERLLQVQNLKVYLYVSTKNIALNYLTRASRTQHFSLDELEVDFSTGYATPEQIFISGEMVKRIEAAVNQLPPKRKMIFKLIREDGLKYKEVAQILDISVNTIDVHMAQALKKISEVINLNFTQSK; the protein is encoded by the coding sequence TTGAGGGAGGACGTGAATATACAACTGCTGGCGGAACGCATTGCATCGCTAGGCGATGAACAGGCTTACAAAGCGCTGTTCCGGCTTTTCTACAAACCACTCAGCCAGTTTGCCTATTCTATCGTGAAATCCTGGGAATCAGCAGAAGAGGTGGCTTCCGATGTGTTTGTGAACATCTGGAAACATCGTGAAAGACTGCTCCAGGTACAGAATCTGAAGGTATACCTATATGTATCCACCAAAAATATCGCGCTCAACTATCTGACCCGTGCATCCAGAACGCAGCATTTTAGTCTGGATGAACTGGAAGTGGATTTCAGTACCGGTTATGCCACACCGGAACAGATCTTTATCTCGGGGGAAATGGTGAAACGCATTGAGGCCGCAGTCAACCAGCTTCCACCTAAAAGGAAAATGATCTTCAAACTTATCCGGGAAGACGGGTTGAAATACAAAGAAGTAGCGCAGATACTGGACATTTCTGTGAACACCATCGATGTGCACATGGCCCAGGCGCTAAAAAAAATCAGTGAGGTGATTAACCTCAATTTTACTCAATCAAAATAA